One segment of Anastrepha obliqua isolate idAnaObli1 chromosome 3, idAnaObli1_1.0, whole genome shotgun sequence DNA contains the following:
- the LOC129240760 gene encoding mediator of RNA polymerase II transcription subunit 14-like produces the protein MAPAPQPLEGKFQGPMAGYLPSGQEGGPRMNTISLAVLIDFIIQRTYHDLTVLAELLPRKTDMERKIEIYNFSARTRQLFIRLIALVKWANSVSKVDKSANIMSFLDKQNMLFIETADMLARMSRETLIRARLPNFHIPAAVEVLTTGTYNRLPTCIRERIVPPDPITPAEKKQTLLRLNQVIQHRLVTGKLMPQMREFKVDLN, from the exons ATGGCACCGGCGCCCCAACCCCTTGAGGGCAAATTTCAAGGTCCAATGGCCGGCTACCTACCCTCAGGACAGGAGGGTGGACCTCGCATGAACACAATTTCTCTTGCTGTACtcattgattttattattcaacGCACTTATCATGATCTCACTGTGCTCGCAGAATT GTTACCACGCAAAACTGATATGGAACGCAAGATcgagatttacaatttttcggcGCGAACTAGGCAGCTATTTATACGACTTATTGCCTTGGTAAAATGGGCCAATTCTGTTTCGAAAGTGGATAAATCAGct AATATCATGAGCTTCCTGGATAAGCAAAATATGCTGTTTATAGAAACTGCGGATATGTTGGCGCGCATGTCGCGGGAAACGCTTATACGTGCAcgtctgccaaattttcatatCCCTGCCGCTGTGGAGGTGCTCACCACTGGCACATACAATCGTCTTCCCACATGCATTCGCGAGCGCATTGTGCCTCCGGATCCCATAACACCTGCAGAAAAGAAGCAGACTCTTTTGAGGCTAAACCAAGTGATACAACATCGTTTGGTCACCGGCAAGTTAATGCCACAAATGAGAGAATTCAAAGTAGATTTAAattga